The genomic interval CGCCTCGCACGGCGGGATTCCCGGACGGATCGGAGCGGCGGTTTTCCACCGCTCCTTTTTTCGTGGGTGCCTTTCGGGGGCGCGTTTGTTGGCGTCTTTCGGGGGACGCGACGGGCGCGGCGGGTGCGGCGGCAGGGGTGGCGGTCAGTGTTTCGGGCTGAAGATCTCGCGGCGATACTCCGAGGGGGTGATGCCGCGCAACTGCTTGAAGGTCCGCGAGAGGTTCTTGATGTCGGAGAAGCCCAGTTCGATGGCCGCTTCGGAGACGCTCTTGCCGTCGCACAGCAACTGCGCGACCTTCTCGATGCGGATCTGGAGGATGTAGTCGTAGATCGACGTCCCCATGCTCTTTTTGAACCGGGTCTCAAGCAGCCGCCGCGAGAGGGGCACCAGCTGGACCAGTTCGTCGACGGAGAGCTTCCGGCTGATATGCTCGTGGATGTATTTCAGGACCTTGGCGATATGCTGGTCGTTGTTGGCGTAGATGTCTGTTGACTGGCGGGTGATGATGTGCGTCGGCAGCACCTCAACATCCTCGCGGGGAGTGGCCGGGTCGTGGAGGATGCGGTCGATGAGCTGGGCGACGTCGTAGCCGCCCTGTTCGATGTTCTGGTTGAGCGACGAGAGGTTGGGGGTCGAGAGCCGGCAGATGGTCTCGTCGTTGTCCACGCCGAGGACCGCGATGCGGTCCGGGATGCGGAGGTCGCCGCCGCTGCCACCCCCCCCCTCGCTCTGCTGGCAGGCTTCGGTGATGTGGTAGGCGTGGTTGTCGTCGCAGGCCATGATGGCGACGGGTTTCGGAAGCGACTGGAGCCATGTCACCAGCTGGTGCGAGTCGTAGTCCCAGAGGGCGTTCTCGGCGGTCTTGCAGAGTGCCGAGAAGGTGTAGTCCGCGTCGGCCTGGCGGATGGTGTCGCGGAAGCCCTGCAGGCGTTCGTCGGACCAGACGACGTCGCGCGTGCCGTAGAAGGCGAAGTGGCGGAATCCCTTCTTGATGAAGTACTCCGCGCCCATCTTCCCGGCCAGGGTGTGCGGGCCGGTGATGTTGAGGATGGTCGTGAAGCGGGTCTTGAAGTCCTGGGCGATGGTGATGATGCCCTCGCGGGCGAAGAGCTCGACGTTGTCCGTGTTGTAAAACTGGCCGATGACGGCGTCGGCGCGCGTCTTCCGGGCGAGGTCGAGGACGGCCTTGATGCCGAACTTGTCGCGGATCGACAGCGGCAGCCGGCAAAGGCTCCAGGCCTGCCCGACGGTGTGTGCGTAGCGGGCGATGCCGAGCAGCAGGTTGCGGGCATAGGCTTCCGAAAAGTCGGTCAGAAAGAGGATGCGTGCCATTTCGGGAGGGCTTTGTCGAGATAAAGGTAACTCTTTTTTCGGTAAAAACGGCTCGTTCCGGACAATTTTCCCCGCTCTTTTTGTCGCATGGTCCGGTCCCGGGCTGCGATGCAGGGGTGTGATCTGCGTGATTTGAGGAGCTAAAGACGCAAATCGCCACGGCTCTCCGGAGCATCTTTATTATTTTTGTAAAACTTGAAACCAACCGATCTTGTCCATAATGAAGCGAACCTTGGCTTTTGTCCTGCTGGCCGCTGCCGGCGTAGCCTGTGCGGAGAGTCCCGATCCGCTTGCGTATGTCGATCCTTTTGTCGGAACGGGATTCCACGGGCACACCTATCCCGGGGCTACAACCCCCTACGGCATGGTGCAGCTCAGCCCCGACACCCGGTCGGGCGACTGGGACGCCTGTGCCGGCTATTACTACGAGGATACGACCCTCGACGGCTTCTCGCATACCCACCTCAGCGGGACGGGGTGCGCCGACCTGGCTGATGTGCTTTTCCGCCCGACGATGCGCCGGGCGGTGACCGGCGAGGGGGTGTATGCTCCCGAGCCGTATCGTTTTTCCCACGACCGGGAGCATGCGTCGTGTGGCTACTATGCGGTGACGCTGCCCGACGAGGGGATCGACGTCGAATTGACGGCTACACCCCGCACGGGAGTCCACCGCTACCGCTTCCACGGCGAAGGGGAGCGCCGCGTGGAGATCGACCTGACCCATATGGTGGGCGAGGAGCGGATCGACCGCAGCGAACTGACTCCCTGCAGCCCGACGGAGCTCTGCGGCATGCGTCTGACGCAGGGCTGGACGCCGGATCATCATGTCTTCTTCTCGGCGGAGTTCTCCGCCCCGTATGCCGACGCCGAGGTGCTCGACGGCCGGGTGGCCGTGCTGACCTTCTCGCCGGAGGTCGATACGCTGACCGTGGCCGTGGGCCTTTCGTCGGTGAGTTGTGAGAATGCCCGCGAGAATCGCCTCGCGGAGGTGCCGGAGCTCGATTTCGATGCCGTCCGGGCCCGGGCCGAGGCGCTGTGGCGCGAGGCGCTGGGCGGAGTGACGGTCACGGGCGGCAGCCGCGACGAACGCACGAACTTCTATACGGCACTCTACCATACGAAACTGACCCCCAACCTGATGAGCGACGTCAACGGGGAGTATCGGCGTCAGGACCAGACGATCGGACGCCTCCAGGCCGGCCGGCGCTACTATTCGACCCTTTCGCTGTGGGACACCTTCCGGGCCTGGCATCCGCTGCAGACGCTCGTCGACACCTGTCTGGTCAACGACCTGGTACGCAGCATGCTCGACATGTACGACTGCACGGGCGAGCTGCCGATCTGGCCCCTGGCCTCGGGCGAGACGCGGACGATGATCGGCTACCATGCCGTTTCGGTCATTGCCGATGCCTGGCTGAAGGGGATCCGCGGTTACGACGGCAGGAAGGCGCTTGAGGCGATGGTCCGCTCGTCGGAGGTCAACGCCAAGGGGGCGGACCTCTATGCGGCGCGGGGCTATATCCCCTCGGAACTGCGCAACGAGTCGGTCTCCTGCACGCTGGAGTACGCCTATGATGATTGGACCATCGCCCGCATGGCCGAGGCGCTGGGCAACGACGACGTGGCCCGCACCTACCGGGAACGGGCCATGAACTACGTGAACCTCTTCGACGGCTCGACGGGCTTCTTCCGCGGGCGCCGCAACGACGGCGGCTGGACCGTGCCGTTCGAGCCCTTCGCCACGGGGCGCGACTATACCGAGGCGACGCCGTGGCACTACCGCTTCTTCGTGCCGCATGATGTGAACGGGCTCATCCAGCTGCTGGGCGGCCGCGAGGAGTTCCTCCGGCAACTCGACCGACTCTTCACGCTCGAATCGGAGGAGATGCGCCTCGATGTCTCCGACGTGACGGGGCTCATGGGGCAGTATGCCCACGGCAATGAGCCGAGCCACCATATGGCCTATCTCTATAGCTATGCCGGCCAGCCGTGGAAGACCCAGGAGCTGACCCGCCGCCTGCTTGACGAGATGTATGCCCCGACGCCCGGCGGCATCATCGGCAACGAGGACTGCGGGCAGATGTCGGCCTGGTACCTGCTCTCGTCGCTGGGTCTCTATGCCGTCTGCCCGGGCTCGAACGAGTTCGTGCTGACCACGCCGCTCTTCGAGCGGGCCGAGGTCCGGCTGGCCAACGGTCGTGTGCTGACCGTGACGGCCAACGACCCGGCGCGCAACCGCTACATCCGCTCGGTGACGCTCAACGGCGAGCCCGTTGCGGAGAACTTCATCCCCTACGACCGCCTGATGGAGGGCGGGGTGCTCTCGTTCGAACTGACGCGGAGACCCGATCCGGCACGGGGTACGGAACCCGGCACGGAGCCCTACTCGCTCACCCGCGGAGAACGGGTCTCGATCCCCTATACGATGTGCGACGTCTATCTCTTCCCCGAGACGGTCGATGTGGACCTGGCCACGACGACCCCCGGGGCCCGGATCCACTATACGCTCGACGGTTCGGACCCGACCGAATCCTCGCCGCTCTATACGGAGCCGGTGCGGGTGGACCGTTCGCTGACGCTGCGCGCCCGGGGGTTCCGTGACGGCACCGAGCCGAGCCGCGAACTGGTGCTCCGTGCCGTGAAGGCCGCCTTCCGGCCGGGGCTGCAGGTGGCCGGGACCCGCCCCGGCGTCGCATACCGCTACTACGAGGGGACCTTCTCGCGGGTAGCCGACCTTGGGGGGCAGCCGGCGGTCGAACGGGGAATCCTCCCGGAGGTGACGATCGGCGGGGCCCGGCAGCGCGACCACTTCGGATACTGCTTCGAGGGGTTGATCCGCGTCCCGGAACGGGGCGTCTGGGAGTTCCGCCTGCAGAGCGACGACGGCAGCGTGCTGGAGATCGGCGGCGAGCGGGTTGTCGACAACGACGGTTCGCATGCGGCCGTGGCGGCCACCGGGCGGGTGGCGCTGGATGCCGGCCTGCACCCCTTCCGGCTGCTCTATTTCGAGGATTACGAGGGAGAGGAGCTCTCGTGGAGCTGGCGCCCCTCCGCAGAGGCGGAGTTCGTGCCCGTCCCGGGCGGGAACCTCCTCGTGGCTGATCCCGACTGAATACGAATCATGAACCGAAAACACTGAAGACCATGAGAATGAATCGGATCTGGTGTGCCGTCTCGGCCGCGCTGCTCTTCCTGTCGGCGTGCGCCCCCGAACCGGCCCCCGAGTTGAACGTGATGACGTTCAACATGCGTTATGACAATCCTGAAGACGGGGAGAACAACTGGCGTTTCCGCCGCGAACGGGTGGCCCGGGCCATCGAGATGAACCGCGCCGATGTGTTCGGCGCCCAGGAACTGCTCCTCAACCAGCTCAACGACCTGAAGGGGCTCCTGCCCGGCTATGCCGAGGTGGGGGTTGGCCGCGAGGACGGTGCCGGAGCGGGCGAGTTCAACCCGGTCTTCTACCGCACGGACCGTTTCGAACTGCTCGACTGGGGGACCTTCTGGCTGAGCGAGACCCCCGAGAAGGCCGGCTCGAAGGGGTGGGACGGCGCCTGCGAGCGGCTGGCCACCTGGACCGTGCTGCGTGACCGCGCCGGGCGCGAGATCTTCTTCATCAACACGCACCTCGACCATGTGGGCGAGGTGGCCCGCCGCGAAGGGGTTACGCTGCTGCTCCGGCGCATCGACTCGCTTTGCGGGGGGCGTCCCGTGGTGCTGACCGGCGATTTCAACGCCGAGCCCGAGTCGGAGGTCATCTCCCGTGTCGTCGGGAGCGGCCGTCTGCGCCACACCCGCGAGGCGGCTGCCGAGCGCTCCGGGGCGGCGTGGAGCTTCTCCGGCTTCGGGCAGATCCCCGAGGGCGAACGGCAGCTGATCGACTATGTTTTCGTGGACGGCGGGTTCGACGTCCGTTCGTACCGGGTGCTGCCCGATACGCTCGACGGTGGATTCCTCTCGGACCACGCCCCCGTCCTTGTCAAACTGCAATATAACGATACGAAACGATGAGACTCCGAATGTGGAAATACGCCCTGCTGCTCCTGCTGGCGGCGGGCGCGGCGACTGCCCGGGCCGAACGGCCGATCCTGATCCATTCGCACAACGACTACGCGCGCTGTGTCCCCTTCTATCAGGCTTATGCCCAGCATGCGGCCTCGATCGAGGTCGACCTCTTCCTCCGCGACGGGCAGCTGCTCGTCGGCCACGACGAGGAGGAGCTCTCGGCCGGCCTGTCGTTCGAGAAGCTCTATGTCGAGCCGCTGGTCGGGCTCTTCGCCCGCAACGGCGGCCGCGCCTGGCGTGACAGCGACGAGACGCTGCAGCTGATGATCGAACTCAAGTCGGAGACCGACCCGACGCTGCGGGCTGTGACGGCGCTGCTCGACCGCTGGCCCGAGGTCTTCGATGTGGCCCGCAACCCGCAGGCCGTGCGCATCGCCGTGACGGGGCGTGTCCCGGCCCCGGAGCATTTCTGCGACTACGCCCCCTACGTGCGTTTCGACGGCGCCTGGGATGCCGACTATACGCCCGACCAGCTGGAGCGCGTGGCGCTGGTGAGCGCCAACTTCCGGGACTTCTCGCAGTGGAACGGCAAGGGCTCGATCATCCCGTCGGAGCTGGCCCGCCTCTGCGAGGTGATCGACCGGGCCCACGCCTGGGGAAAACCCGTCCGCTTCTGGAACGCCCCCGAGGGGACGACAACCTACTATACGTTCTACAACCTGGGGATCGACTACATCAATACTGACCGTCCGGAGAGCTGCGCAGCCTTCTTTTCCGATTTCGGCAACAAGAACTTCCGCATCGGCGACCGTCGCGCCGCCGAGGGAGGTGTCACCGGGACGAAGCGGCTCGACAAGACTACGCGCGACTTCGGCGGTTTCCAGAACGACAAGCTCCAGCTGTCGGAGGGAATCGATGTCTACGTGCCGACCTACCGCAACGACGGCGGCCGCGGGCGGGTCCGCAACGTGATCTTCCTGATCGGTGACGGCATGGGCCTCTCGCAGATCCTCGCCGCGGCCTATGCCAACCGGGGGCTGACGACCCTGCAGATGAAGCACATCGGGCTGCAGTTCAACAATGCGCTGGATGCCTTCACGACCGATTCGGCGGCCGGCGGCAGCGCCCTGGCCACGGGCGAACGCCACGCCAACCGCCACATTGCGATGAGCGTCGACGGGATCCCCTGCCCCTCGCTGAGCGACTATTTCCACGAGCAGGGGTGTGCGGTAGGGGTGCTCACCCTCGGCAACGTGGCAGATGCCACCCCGACGGCCTTTTACGGCCATTCGGTCGAGCGGGACAACTCCGACGAGCTGACCCGGGCCCTGCTCGACGGCCGGATCGACCTGCTGTGCGGCAGCGGGATCCGCCAGTTCGAGGAGCGCCAGGACGGGATCGACCTGGTGGGCGAGTTGTCG from uncultured Alistipes sp. carries:
- a CDS encoding GH92 family glycosyl hydrolase → MKRTLAFVLLAAAGVACAESPDPLAYVDPFVGTGFHGHTYPGATTPYGMVQLSPDTRSGDWDACAGYYYEDTTLDGFSHTHLSGTGCADLADVLFRPTMRRAVTGEGVYAPEPYRFSHDREHASCGYYAVTLPDEGIDVELTATPRTGVHRYRFHGEGERRVEIDLTHMVGEERIDRSELTPCSPTELCGMRLTQGWTPDHHVFFSAEFSAPYADAEVLDGRVAVLTFSPEVDTLTVAVGLSSVSCENARENRLAEVPELDFDAVRARAEALWREALGGVTVTGGSRDERTNFYTALYHTKLTPNLMSDVNGEYRRQDQTIGRLQAGRRYYSTLSLWDTFRAWHPLQTLVDTCLVNDLVRSMLDMYDCTGELPIWPLASGETRTMIGYHAVSVIADAWLKGIRGYDGRKALEAMVRSSEVNAKGADLYAARGYIPSELRNESVSCTLEYAYDDWTIARMAEALGNDDVARTYRERAMNYVNLFDGSTGFFRGRRNDGGWTVPFEPFATGRDYTEATPWHYRFFVPHDVNGLIQLLGGREEFLRQLDRLFTLESEEMRLDVSDVTGLMGQYAHGNEPSHHMAYLYSYAGQPWKTQELTRRLLDEMYAPTPGGIIGNEDCGQMSAWYLLSSLGLYAVCPGSNEFVLTTPLFERAEVRLANGRVLTVTANDPARNRYIRSVTLNGEPVAENFIPYDRLMEGGVLSFELTRRPDPARGTEPGTEPYSLTRGERVSIPYTMCDVYLFPETVDVDLATTTPGARIHYTLDGSDPTESSPLYTEPVRVDRSLTLRARGFRDGTEPSRELVLRAVKAAFRPGLQVAGTRPGVAYRYYEGTFSRVADLGGQPAVERGILPEVTIGGARQRDHFGYCFEGLIRVPERGVWEFRLQSDDGSVLEIGGERVVDNDGSHAAVAATGRVALDAGLHPFRLLYFEDYEGEELSWSWRPSAEAEFVPVPGGNLLVADPD
- a CDS encoding alkaline phosphatase; translated protein: MRLRMWKYALLLLLAAGAATARAERPILIHSHNDYARCVPFYQAYAQHAASIEVDLFLRDGQLLVGHDEEELSAGLSFEKLYVEPLVGLFARNGGRAWRDSDETLQLMIELKSETDPTLRAVTALLDRWPEVFDVARNPQAVRIAVTGRVPAPEHFCDYAPYVRFDGAWDADYTPDQLERVALVSANFRDFSQWNGKGSIIPSELARLCEVIDRAHAWGKPVRFWNAPEGTTTYYTFYNLGIDYINTDRPESCAAFFSDFGNKNFRIGDRRAAEGGVTGTKRLDKTTRDFGGFQNDKLQLSEGIDVYVPTYRNDGGRGRVRNVIFLIGDGMGLSQILAAAYANRGLTTLQMKHIGLQFNNALDAFTTDSAAGGSALATGERHANRHIAMSVDGIPCPSLSDYFHEQGCAVGVLTLGNVADATPTAFYGHSVERDNSDELTRALLDGRIDLLCGSGIRQFEERQDGIDLVGELSKRYAFVRSVDAIGGDGRPVICIDERMDEAAEETNLSLLADATRASIEKLQQRSRKGFFLMVEGAKIDYAGHSCCLPGSVIEMLSFDLAVAEALKFADANGETLVVVTADHETGGLVLLDGDEQSGRILGIYTSDDHTPAMLPVFAYGPGADRFCGTYLNTEIARRIRELTR
- a CDS encoding DNA-binding transcriptional regulator, whose protein sequence is MARILFLTDFSEAYARNLLLGIARYAHTVGQAWSLCRLPLSIRDKFGIKAVLDLARKTRADAVIGQFYNTDNVELFAREGIITIAQDFKTRFTTILNITGPHTLAGKMGAEYFIKKGFRHFAFYGTRDVVWSDERLQGFRDTIRQADADYTFSALCKTAENALWDYDSHQLVTWLQSLPKPVAIMACDDNHAYHITEACQQSEGGGGSGGDLRIPDRIAVLGVDNDETICRLSTPNLSSLNQNIEQGGYDVAQLIDRILHDPATPREDVEVLPTHIITRQSTDIYANNDQHIAKVLKYIHEHISRKLSVDELVQLVPLSRRLLETRFKKSMGTSIYDYILQIRIEKVAQLLCDGKSVSEAAIELGFSDIKNLSRTFKQLRGITPSEYRREIFSPKH
- a CDS encoding endonuclease/exonuclease/phosphatase family protein; its protein translation is MNRIWCAVSAALLFLSACAPEPAPELNVMTFNMRYDNPEDGENNWRFRRERVARAIEMNRADVFGAQELLLNQLNDLKGLLPGYAEVGVGREDGAGAGEFNPVFYRTDRFELLDWGTFWLSETPEKAGSKGWDGACERLATWTVLRDRAGREIFFINTHLDHVGEVARREGVTLLLRRIDSLCGGRPVVLTGDFNAEPESEVISRVVGSGRLRHTREAAAERSGAAWSFSGFGQIPEGERQLIDYVFVDGGFDVRSYRVLPDTLDGGFLSDHAPVLVKLQYNDTKR